Within Dehalococcoidia bacterium, the genomic segment GCATGCCTTCAAGAACAATTATGACGTTGCCATACTCGTGGCCGGAGACAACGATTTCGTGGGCGCCATCCAGGCGGTGAAGGACAACGGCAAACACGTCGAGGTGGCCCTTTTCGGGCAGGAGCGCACCTCGCGCCAGCTCAGAGACGTGGCCGACCGCGTTATCGTCCTCGATGGGCGCATTCTGCGCGGCTGCTGGAAAGGCCCTCCGCCCCCCGGCCCGAATGCCCCCCGCCACGCCAACCACAGCGAGCCCCGCAAAGACATCCCGAACGGCCAGCGGAACGAGCCCCGCAAGGAAGCTCGCATCGAAACCCGGCACGAACCACGGGATGTGTCCCGCAACGAGCCTCGCGATGAAGCGCTTAGCGAATCTAATCCCGAGCCTTTCAACGATTTCTGGAACAATTCCAGATTCGAGGCGTAGCTGTTAGTCCAATGGAATAGACGAAGAGCCTTGCTTAAAAAGCGAGGCTCTTTTCGTTTGTCATTCTGAGGTGGCAACGACCACCGAAGAATCTCGGGGTGGAGAGGAAATGCCCCCCTCCCTGGGATTCTTCACGGAGTTTACACTGAGTCCGCTTCAGCGGGCGAATGTGCTCAGAATGACAAGTCCAATTGTATCTGCGCCTGTCTTGCTGTAATATCAAGGCAATGGCAGGAAAGAAAGAAAGACCCACCCCCTCGCAGAGCCGCGCCGATTATTTCAGCGGCGGCAAGTTGGCCGGCGAAGAGGGCACCATCATCAAGGACTGGGGCGGGCGCTACCCGTTCGCTCTCATATATCCCAATGAGTATTCTGTCGGCATGTCCAACCTGGGCGTTCAGGCCATCTACAAAATGCTCAACAGTGAAAGCGATGCCGTCTGCGAACGCGTTTTCTGGGAAAACGACGGCAAACCCTTTTTGAGCCTTGAATCCTCGCGTCCCATGATGGATTATGCCTGCCTGGCCTTCTCTTTCTCCTACGAACTGGACTACCTCAACCTGGCGAACATAATGCGGGCGGCAGGCATTCCTCTATACTCGTGTGAGCGTGACGAAAGTCATCCACTGCTCATAGCCGGAGGTCCTTGCATCACGGCCAACCCCATGCCCATCTCGCCATTTTTCGATGCGCTATGCATCGGTGAGGCCGAGGTGATACTACCCTCCGTGTTGCCGATACTGGTCATGGACAGTTCGCGCGAGGACAAGCTCAGGCAGCTCTTAGGCTTGCCCGGAGTCTATGTTTCGGCTTTCCACGACGGCCATAAAATCACGCGCCGGTGGACGGCCATCCTGGATGATTTCCCTACCCACTCGGTGGTGTTAACACGAAATACCGAGCTTGGCGACCTGTATCTTATCGAGGTGGAGCGCGGGTGCAGCGCCGCCTGCAGTTTTTGCCTGGTGAGCCGCGCCTTCTGCCCGTTGCGATTCCACTCGCTGGAGTCGCTGCTCAAACAGGCGCGCGAGGGCCTACAATACCGAAAGCGCATCGGGCTGGTGGGGCCGGTGGTAACCGACCACCCAGAGATAGAAGGGCTTCTTTCAGGCATTCTGGACATAGGGGCGGGATTCTCTCTCTCCTCTCTGCGCCTCAAAAAGCTGTCGCCCCGGGTGCTTGAACTCATGATAGCGGGCGGGGCGCACAGCCTGGCGCTGGCCCCGGAGGCCGGCTCGGAACGCCTGCGCAAGAGCATCCGCAAGGGTTTTACAGAAGATGACATAATGCAGGCGGTCGGGAGAGTCGCAGAGCAGCCGTTCAAGCAGCTAAAGCTCTACTTCATGCTTGGGTTGCCGACCGAGACCGATGAGGATATCGAGGAAATTATCACGCTCTCCCTCAAATGCCAGACTTTACTCGATAAAAGCCAGAAGGGCTGCCGTCTTACCCTGAACGTCGCTCCGTTTGTGCCCAAGGCGGGCACGCCCTTTCAGCGGCTGGGTATGGCAGATATGGCAACTCTCGAAAATAGGATT encodes:
- a CDS encoding NYN domain-containing protein, which encodes MIFIDGSNMYHSLKAYFKRTDIDLGCFSNKILDKRRLVRMYYYNAVVGKVEEPERFKDQEKFFKSVAAIPYTELRLGRLVYTNQWPNSPPFEKGVDVQLATDMITHAFKNNYDVAILVAGDNDFVGAIQAVKDNGKHVEVALFGQERTSRQLRDVADRVIVLDGRILRGCWKGPPPPGPNAPRHANHSEPRKDIPNGQRNEPRKEARIETRHEPRDVSRNEPRDEALSESNPEPFNDFWNNSRFEA
- a CDS encoding radical SAM protein; this translates as MYLRLSCCNIKAMAGKKERPTPSQSRADYFSGGKLAGEEGTIIKDWGGRYPFALIYPNEYSVGMSNLGVQAIYKMLNSESDAVCERVFWENDGKPFLSLESSRPMMDYACLAFSFSYELDYLNLANIMRAAGIPLYSCERDESHPLLIAGGPCITANPMPISPFFDALCIGEAEVILPSVLPILVMDSSREDKLRQLLGLPGVYVSAFHDGHKITRRWTAILDDFPTHSVVLTRNTELGDLYLIEVERGCSAACSFCLVSRAFCPLRFHSLESLLKQAREGLQYRKRIGLVGPVVTDHPEIEGLLSGILDIGAGFSLSSLRLKKLSPRVLELMIAGGAHSLALAPEAGSERLRKSIRKGFTEDDIMQAVGRVAEQPFKQLKLYFMLGLPTETDEDIEEIITLSLKCQTLLDKSQKGCRLTLNVAPFVPKAGTPFQRLGMADMATLENRITRLKDCLSGEGIEVKAESPEWSHVQAALSRGDADMAAVLAEMDKVSLAAWRRAVKKAGINLDHFVLENWGRNAKLPWDMVDLSPRE